The Microbulbifer sp. YPW1 genome contains the following window.
CCTGTTCGGTGGATATTACTGAGTGCGGCCCGATTAATTGCCGCCGTTACGCCCGTCACGCAGCATTTCGGAAATACAGAAAGCCAGCTCAAGGACCTGATCCGCATTCAGCCGCGGGTCGCACTGGGTGCGGTAACAGCTGGCCAGATCGGCATCAGAGATCTTCCACGCGCCGCCGGTGCATTCGGTCACGTGCTGTCCGGTCATCTCCAGGTGAATACCGCCCGGATGCGTACCTTCGGCGCGGTGCACCGCAAAGAAGTCACGAATTTCCCGCAGGATATTATCGAAGTTGCGGGTCTTGAAACCGCTGGATGCTTTCTCGGTATTGCCGTGCATGGGGTCGGTACTCCATACAACGGAGCGCCCTTCCCTCTCCACGGCGCGCACCAGAGCGGGCAATTTGTCACCCAGGGTGTCGGCGCCCATGCGGGTAATCAGAGTCAATCGCCCGGGCTCGTTGTTCGGGTTCAGGCGGTCGATCAGGCGGATCAGCTCATCGGTATCCATACCGGGGCCAACTTTGACACCGATGGGATTCCAGACTCCGGAAAGAAACTCGATATGCGCGGCATCCAGCTGGCGCGTGCGCTCGCCGATCCACAGCATGTGTGCGGAGCAGTCGTACCACTTGCCGGTGAGACTGTCGGTACGCGTGAGTGCCTGCTCGTAATTCAGCAGCAATGCCTCATGGGAGGTGTACAGCGTGGTCTCGCGGATGGCCGGTGTATTTGACGAGTTCACCCC
Protein-coding sequences here:
- a CDS encoding class II 3-deoxy-7-phosphoheptulonate synthase; protein product: MEVEVEKPVSEPLVKPWDPASWRKLQAHQQPKYPQAAAVESVEQQLASYPPLVFAQEARDLRSHLADVAQGKAFLLQGGDCAESFADFNANRIRDTFKVLLQMAVVLTFAGSLPVVKVARMAGQYAKPRSADMESVDGVELPSYRGDIINGIDFTAEARVPDPQRMLTAYNQSAATLNLLRAFAQGGLADLHQVHAWNLSFLENNPQRDRYAQLAERLQDALEFMAVCGVNSSNTPAIRETTLYTSHEALLLNYEQALTRTDSLTGKWYDCSAHMLWIGERTRQLDAAHIEFLSGVWNPIGVKVGPGMDTDELIRLIDRLNPNNEPGRLTLITRMGADTLGDKLPALVRAVEREGRSVVWSTDPMHGNTEKASSGFKTRNFDNILREIRDFFAVHRAEGTHPGGIHLEMTGQHVTECTGGAWKISDADLASCYRTQCDPRLNADQVLELAFCISEMLRDGRNGGN